From one Trachemys scripta elegans isolate TJP31775 chromosome 14, CAS_Tse_1.0, whole genome shotgun sequence genomic stretch:
- the LOC117886926 gene encoding butyrophilin subfamily 1 member A1-like, which translates to MRILENLGTPERAQNCSKAYFQGVSGQVTVKMKVLSFCHRPRASSPLPGFIVFFFTCYVHKMESAKFTVIGPHNTVAAILGQEAVLPCHLFPRMSAANMEVRWFRSQFVPFVHLYRDGKDQYERQMPEYQGRTELLKAGLTDGNVHLRILNIRHSDEGQYHCFVQDDTFYEETVLELRVAGLGSAPLISVEGHQDGGIRVVCRSAGWYPEPEIQWKGLNGRRLPSLSETKSQGYNNLFETETVIIVTEQSNQNLSCCIRNAVLNQEKESAVYMADPFFPKVNSWMVALSMILVVLFGFIGLTVYLFKMKGKLTEEVGKQDIEIDQRDKEISKLHIEIEKRDNEIRWRRSVAPVEEANVTLDPDTAHPKLILSEDRKSVKWGGMWQHLSNNPERFDTVFCVLGCEGFTLGRHCWEVEVGDGTFWAVGVARESVERKGWISRSPEGGIWAVEWWWGQFRALTSPVTLLPLTRAPSRVRICLDCERGQVTFIDAGDDTQIFTFPPGSIPRERIRPWLWVLGPQLRLCP; encoded by the exons ATGAGGATTTTAGAAAACCTGGGAACACCAGAGAGGGCTCAAAACTGTTCCAAAGCTTATTTCCAGGGTGTATCAG GTCAAGTTACAGTGAAGATGAAGGTTCTCTCATTCTGTCACAGACCCAGagccagctcccctctccctggttttattgttttcttcTTTACTTGTTATGTTCACAAGATGGAATCAG CAAAGTTCACAGTGATTGGACCCCATAACACTGTTGCTGCCATCCTGGGTCAGGAAGCTGTGTTACCCTGTCACCTGTTCCCCCGGATGAGCGCTGCAAACATGGAGGTGAGATGGTTCCGATCTCAGTTTGTACCCTTTGTGCACCTGTATCGTGATGGGAAGGATCAGTATGAAAGGCAGATGCCAGAATACCAGGGAAGGACGGAGCTTTTGAAAGCCGGACTCACAGATGGAAATGTTCACTTGAGGATTCTCAATATCAGACACTCTGATGAAGGACAATACCACTGCTTTGTTCAAGATGATACTTTTTATGAAGAAACCGTATTGGAACTGCGAGTAGCAG gtctgggctctgctcctctcATCTCTGTTGAGGGTCACCAGGATGGAGGGATCCGGGTGGTTTGTCGATCAGCTGGTTGGTACCCAGAGCCTGAGATACAGTGGAAAGGTCTCAATGGGCGACGTTTACCATCACTCTCTGAAACTAAATCCCAAGGGTATAACAACCTGTTTGAAACAGAAACTGTGATCATTGTAACAGAACAGTCAAACCAAAACTTGTCCTGTTGCATCAGGAACGCCGTTCTCAATCAAGAAAAGGAATCAGCAGTTTATATGGCAG ATCCATTTTTCCCGAAAGTGAATTCCTGGATGGTGGCTCTGAGTATGATCTtagtggttttgtttggtttcattGGCCTCACTGTTTAtctctttaaaatgaaag ggAAACTTACTGAAGAAGTTG GCAAACAAGATATAGAAATTG ACCAACGAGATAAAGAAATAA gCAAACTACATATAGAAATTG AGAAACGAGATAACGAAATAA GGTGGAGAAGATCTGTGGCACCTGTAGAAGAAG cgaatgtgactctggatccagacacggctcatCCCAAACTCATCCTGTCTGAGGATCGGAAAAGTGTGAAATGGGGAGGCATGTGGCAGCATCTGTCCAacaaccctgagagatttgaCACTGTGttctgtgtgctgggctgtgagggattcaCCTTGGGAagacattgctgggaggtggaggtgggggatgggacattttgggctgtgggggtggccagagagtctgtggAGAGGAAAGGATGGATCAGCCGTAGCCCAGAGGGAGGGATCTGGGCtgtggagtggtggtggggtcAGTTCCGGGCTCTCACCTCCCCTGTGACCCTCCTGCCCCTAACCCGGGCCCCCAGCAGGGTCCGGATTTGTCTGGACTGTGAACGGGGTCAGGTGACATTTATTGATGCTGGTGATGACACCCAGATCTTCACTTTCCCGCCGGGCTCCATCCCTCGGGAGAGAATCCGACCCTGGCTCTGGGTCTTGGGACCCCAGCTCAGACTGTGTCCGTGA